The nucleotide window ACTGGGCCGGATCGGTGACAGTGGCCGCCAATGCGCTCGCTCCGAGCAGACCGACGCCGGGCACGGTGGCAATGCGCCGCGCGAGGTCGTTCGATCGGAACCAAGCCAGCAAGTCTCGTTCGAGTTGGCGGATGCGGTCCTGCGCCTCGATCGCTTGCTCGGCCAAGGAGTTGATCACCTTGGCGGCGAGATCGGGAACCTCATGCGCGCCGCCGGCCACGGCGCGCCGCACGAAGGCCAAGGCGTGGGTGATGCCCTTCGGGATATCGATGCCGAACTCGGCCAGGAGCCCCCGGATCATGTTGATGAGTTGCGTACGCTGACGAACGATGAGGTCGCGGGTGCGATGAAGGGCCAGCGCGGCCTGCTGCTCGACCGACTTGATTGGAACAAAGCGCATGGTCGGGCGCGTGACCGCCTCGCAGATCGCCTCCGCATCAGCGACGTCGGTCTTGCCCCGCTTCACGTATGGCTTGACGTAGGCCGGAGGCATCAACCGCACGGTATGACCCAGACTAGTAAGCTCCCGCGCCCAGTGATGGCTCGTGCCGCAGGCCTCCATGCCGATCAGGCAAGGAGCGAGCTTGCGGAAGAAGGGCATTACCTGAGCTCGCCTCAGCGCTCGTCGGGCGAGAACCTCTCCTGTTCCGCTGATAGCGTGCACCTGGAAGACATTCTTGGCCAAGTCGATGCCGACAGTCGTGATCTCCATCGTGGTCGCTCCAAGCTCGTGCTGCGTGACAGCACCATTGTGGCGCCGCAACGCCGGGAGCGGGAGCCATCCACCCCATCTGCTTTTGGACCGCTTGTTCAGCACTTGGCTGCAGACGAATCTGGCCCTCCCGGACGCACGGAAGGCCCCTTGTGGGCAGCACACCCAAGAGCGTGCAATAGGCTTCTGTTTCCATGTGCAGGGCTTTTCGCCGGCCCTGCTTAGGCTATCTCGCGTCCATGCAATTCGAGTCACATGGCTGTGCACAAGAACGCTCTTTGAATTGTGTGGCCTAGGCATGTCCACTTCAGTGGAGGGCATAGGGTCCGAAGGCTCCCGCGGTGCTGGGGGTCGGACCACCCTCGGCACCAGATGAATGAAGGGGACGTATATCTTGGCCTTCCTGAGAGAACCGGAGCCTCGCCGCCGCGAGGCCATTCTTGTCCTGCCGGGCATCAGGCGGATCGTCGCGAACAACCCGAGTCTGATGACCTATCACGGAACCAACACCTATCTCATCGAGACCAGCGACGGGTCTGTCGTTATCGACCCCGGTCCGGATGATGATGGACACCTCGACGACGTGATCGCCGCGACGCATGGAGCGGTATCCGCGATCCTCCTCAGCCACACCCATTCGGATCATCTTGGCGCCACGTCCTCGTTGAAGGTTCGCACGGGAGCGCCCACCTTCGCCTTCCATCGACCGGCTGACCCCTCCTTCGAGCCCGACGTGCTGATCCAGGATGGCGATGCCGTGGCCGGAATGATCGCGATCCACACGCCGGGGCATGCGAGCGATCACCTGTGCTTCGCTAGACCGGACGGAGTCGTCTTCAGCGCCGATCACGTCATGTCGTGGTCGAGCAGCATCGTCTCGCCGCCGGACGGCAATATGGCCGCCTATTGCAACAGCCTTCGCGTGATGCTGTCGCGTGAAGATCGGCTGTACCTCCCTGGGCATGGCCCGGCCTTGCCGAACCCGCAGCCCTATGTCGCCGATTTGCTCAAGCGGAGAATTCAGCGTGAGGAGGAAATCTTCGCCGCCCTTGGGGATGGACCCACGACTGCGTGGGACCTGATGGATCGACTTTACTCAAAAACCGACCTGTGGCTGCGCCGGGCGGCCGAACGGAATGTCCTCGCCCATCTCGACAAGCTGCACTCGGAAGCT belongs to Bosea sp. NBC_00550 and includes:
- a CDS encoding IS110 family transposase — protein: MEITTVGIDLAKNVFQVHAISGTGEVLARRALRRAQVMPFFRKLAPCLIGMEACGTSHHWARELTSLGHTVRLMPPAYVKPYVKRGKTDVADAEAICEAVTRPTMRFVPIKSVEQQAALALHRTRDLIVRQRTQLINMIRGLLAEFGIDIPKGITHALAFVRRAVAGGAHEVPDLAAKVINSLAEQAIEAQDRIRQLERDLLAWFRSNDLARRIATVPGVGLLGASALAATVTDPAQFRSGRQFAAWLGLTPLNNSSGGKERLGRISKMGDQYLRRLLVTGMTSLVRRNKYYPDAADPHVNALLARKPIRLVTVALANRAARAIWAIMVRGEIYRMPAPSVAAA
- a CDS encoding MBL fold metallo-hydrolase, whose product is MTYHGTNTYLIETSDGSVVIDPGPDDDGHLDDVIAATHGAVSAILLSHTHSDHLGATSSLKVRTGAPTFAFHRPADPSFEPDVLIQDGDAVAGMIAIHTPGHASDHLCFARPDGVVFSADHVMSWSSSIVSPPDGNMAAYCNSLRVMLSREDRLYLPGHGPALPNPQPYVADLLKRRIQREEEIFAALGDGPTTAWDLMDRLYSKTDLWLRRAAERNVLAHLDKLHSEALVEQIGDRWQIRRAV